The Candidatus Nitrosocosmicus franklandus genome contains a region encoding:
- a CDS encoding response regulator: protein MSKSDDEQFIRNQPRHRILVVDDSYETNLFFKMTLEQEGLYVETYSDPLEVVQTFEPNYYDLVLLDIRLPHMNGFELYKMLKEIDKSVKVCFITSFEAYYKSLVEEFDLDIKCFIRKPIQKDELIKHVIEQLVTSE from the coding sequence TTGTCAAAATCAGATGATGAACAGTTTATAAGAAATCAACCGAGACATCGGATTCTGGTTGTTGATGACAGTTATGAAACAAATTTGTTTTTCAAAATGACTCTAGAACAAGAGGGATTGTATGTGGAAACATATAGCGATCCTCTTGAAGTGGTACAGACCTTTGAACCAAATTATTATGATCTGGTATTGCTCGACATAAGATTGCCTCATATGAATGGATTTGAATTATACAAGATGCTTAAAGAAATTGATAAATCCGTAAAAGTATGTTTTATTACAAGTTTTGAAGCCTATTACAAATCATTAGTTGAGGAATTTGATTTAGACATTAAATGTTTTATCAGAAAACCCATCCAAAAAGATGAATTAATTAAACATGTAATTGAACAGCTAGTAACCTCAGAATAA
- a CDS encoding M12 family metallopeptidase: MENNSGKKVSEDQIGKMPSGLDDFHIVDNTDSTSQRSGQGAEDQIGKMPSGLDDFHIVDNTDSTSQRSGQGAEDQIGKMPSGLDDFPSAVRDKESAEGICREFSEGTDTKKGFISGNTFTKKEVEYSVIDGVSIFEGDIAIKVTDNENATPSDDGDTNRAVIIPGSQFRWPNNTVPYEIDGALPNQQRVTDAVSHIQSRTGVRFIMRNSSNASSFPDYIRFERRDGCWSYVGRQGGKQIISLADGCGTGSTIHEICHALGCWHEQSREDRDTFIRINWENIQDANRHNFNQHITDGDDVGQYDYCSIMHYPATAFSKNGQPTIQVLRTDLPCGAAIGQRNGLSDGDIAAINLMYPRAGWGTRGGKITSEISVGRNKDGRLEIFARGTDNALWHTWQVAPNGGWVNGWASRGGIITSDPVVAQNADGRLEVFARGTDNGVWHTWQVAPNGGWVNGWATRGGRITSNIAVGRNKDGRLEIFARGTDNALWHTWQVAPNGGWVNGWASRGGIITSDPVVAQNADGRLEVFARGTDNGVWHTWQVAPNGGWVNGWATRGGRITSNIAVGRNKDGRLEIFARGTDNALWHTWQTAPSNGWVNGWASRGGIITSDPVVAQNADGRLEVFARGTDNALWHTWQTAPSNGWVNGWASRGGIITSDPVVAQNADGRLEVFARGADHAVWHIWQTAPNNGWSF; this comes from the coding sequence ATGGAAAATAATAGTGGTAAGAAGGTTTCTGAGGATCAAATTGGTAAAATGCCATCAGGTCTAGATGACTTTCACATTGTTGACAATACTGATAGTACGAGTCAAAGATCGGGTCAAGGAGCTGAGGATCAAATTGGTAAAATGCCATCAGGTCTAGATGACTTTCACATTGTTGACAATACTGATAGTACGAGTCAAAGATCGGGTCAAGGAGCTGAGGATCAAATTGGTAAAATGCCATCAGGTCTAGATGACTTTCCTTCAGCTGTACGGGACAAGGAAAGCGCTGAAGGCATTTGCAGAGAGTTTAGTGAAGGCACCGATACTAAAAAAGGATTTATATCTGGTAACACCTTTACCAAAAAAGAAGTAGAATATTCTGTCATTGATGGGGTGTCTATTTTTGAAGGTGATATCGCAATAAAAGTTACTGATAATGAAAATGCGACACCTAGCGACGATGGTGATACAAATAGAGCGGTTATAATACCTGGAAGTCAATTTCGGTGGCCAAATAACACAGTACCTTACGAGATTGATGGCGCCTTGCCCAATCAACAAAGAGTTACAGATGCTGTATCTCACATACAATCACGAACAGGTGTTCGGTTTATTATGAGAAATAGTAGTAATGCATCATCCTTCCCCGATTATATAAGATTTGAACGAAGGGATGGCTGTTGGTCATATGTGGGAAGGCAGGGAGGAAAACAAATAATCTCATTAGCTGATGGTTGTGGTACAGGAAGTACCATACATGAAATCTGTCACGCCCTAGGATGTTGGCATGAGCAAAGTCGTGAGGACAGAGATACTTTCATTAGAATCAATTGGGAAAATATTCAGGACGCAAATAGACACAATTTCAATCAACACATTACCGATGGAGATGACGTGGGGCAATATGATTATTGTTCAATTATGCATTATCCTGCAACGGCTTTTTCAAAAAACGGACAGCCTACTATCCAAGTATTAAGAACAGATCTTCCATGTGGTGCAGCAATAGGTCAGCGAAATGGATTAAGTGACGGTGATATAGCAGCAATTAACCTTATGTATCCGAGAGCCGGCTGGGGCACCAGAGGTGGAAAAATAACGAGTGAAATTTCTGTTGGCCGAAATAAAGATGGTAGATTAGAGATATTTGCAAGAGGAACAGACAACGCGCTTTGGCATACATGGCAGGTAGCTCCAAACGGTGGCTGGGTTAACGGCTGGGCCTCACGAGGTGGCATAATAACAAGCGATCCTGTAGTAGCCCAAAACGCTGATGGTAGATTGGAAGTATTTGCAAGAGGAACAGATAATGGAGTTTGGCATACATGGCAGGTAGCTCCAAACGGTGGCTGGGTTAACGGCTGGGCTACAAGGGGAGGTAGGATAACAAGCAATATCGCTGTTGGCCGAAATAAAGATGGTAGATTAGAGATATTTGCAAGAGGAACAGACAACGCGCTTTGGCATACATGGCAGGTAGCTCCAAACGGTGGCTGGGTTAACGGCTGGGCCTCACGAGGTGGCATAATAACAAGCGATCCTGTAGTAGCCCAAAACGCTGATGGTAGATTGGAAGTATTTGCAAGAGGAACAGATAATGGAGTTTGGCATACATGGCAGGTAGCTCCAAACGGTGGCTGGGTTAACGGCTGGGCTACAAGGGGAGGTAGGATAACAAGCAATATCGCTGTTGGCCGAAATAAAGATGGTAGATTAGAGATATTTGCAAGAGGAACAGACAACGCGCTTTGGCATACATGGCAAACAGCACCAAGTAACGGCTGGGTTAACGGCTGGGCCTCACGAGGTGGCATAATAACAAGCGATCCTGTAGTAGCCCAAAACGCTGATGGTAGATTGGAAGTATTTGCAAGAGGAACAGACAACGCGCTTTGGCATACATGGCAAACAGCACCAAGTAACGGCTGGGTTAACGGCTGGGCCTCACGAGGTGGCATAATAACAAGCGATCCTGTAGTAGCCCAAAACGCTGATGGTAGATTGGAAGTATTTGCAAGAGGGGCAGACCATGCAGTGTGGCATATTTGGCAAACTGCACCAAACAATGGATGGTCGTTTTAG
- a CDS encoding ParB/RepB/Spo0J family partition protein → MQKPFATSSLMNGIIEEVPIHQISSPSYRFHTRQSDFCDDDNIDELALSIKQNGLLNPIIVRTTTVTSTPALSEKTEFKIVTGNRRYLACKKLGLRKIVCQIVELDEKEAFEVSLVENIQRRDLDPLEEGKAFKAYVYDFGWGGLSDLSSKISKSISYISKRISLLDLPSEILDEVKKSNLSTSVAEELIYIKDKEKQLHIAQQVLGNKISVAKMRMLIKEGVDYEQHIANNNNNNTNSNKDNTDFITDANATISSSTPTNAVYIYEGDGMDYFDHSFRKDTLEEIDFKAQRAFDKTISTLKIALAKIGRIIEDVEDNWIVYETLMQHKNMINNQIDVLIKEKKKL, encoded by the coding sequence GTGCAAAAACCGTTTGCTACATCGTCTTTGATGAACGGAATCATAGAAGAGGTCCCTATTCATCAGATTTCTTCTCCTAGCTATAGATTTCACACTAGACAATCCGATTTTTGTGATGATGATAATATAGATGAACTGGCACTTTCTATAAAGCAAAATGGGTTGTTAAATCCTATTATTGTACGAACAACAACAGTAACTTCAACACCAGCGCTATCAGAAAAGACAGAATTTAAGATCGTAACGGGAAACAGGAGATATTTAGCTTGCAAAAAACTAGGCTTAAGAAAGATCGTTTGCCAAATAGTTGAATTGGATGAAAAGGAAGCATTTGAAGTTTCTTTGGTTGAGAATATTCAAAGAAGGGATCTAGATCCATTAGAAGAAGGAAAAGCATTCAAAGCCTATGTTTATGATTTTGGATGGGGAGGTTTGTCTGATTTATCTTCTAAAATATCAAAGAGTATTTCTTATATATCTAAAAGAATTTCTTTGCTAGACTTACCTTCAGAGATACTTGACGAGGTCAAAAAATCAAACTTGAGTACGAGTGTAGCCGAGGAACTGATATACATAAAGGATAAAGAAAAACAACTGCATATTGCACAACAGGTCTTAGGTAACAAGATTTCCGTAGCAAAAATGAGGATGTTAATAAAAGAGGGTGTGGATTATGAACAACACATTGCCAATAATAACAACAACAATACTAACAGTAATAAAGACAATACCGACTTCATAACTGATGCCAATGCTACAATTTCTTCTTCTACTCCAACTAATGCTGTTTATATTTATGAGGGAGATGGAATGGATTATTTTGACCATTCTTTTAGGAAAGATACGTTGGAAGAAATTGATTTTAAAGCACAAAGGGCATTCGATAAAACAATCTCTACGTTAAAGATTGCATTGGCTAAGATAGGGAGAATAATAGAAGACGTAGAAGATAACTGGATAGTGTATGAAACATTAATGCAGCATAAGAATATGATAAACAACCAAATAGATGTTTTAATAAAAGAAAAGAAAAAACTCTGA